The segment aaataagtTGAAACCTTAACCGAGACAAATGTAGTTAAGGACATCGTTTTGGtgtactttttgtttttgttttgacatGTTccttttagtatatattattatacgTGCTTTGATGTTGATAAGCCACTGATATATAATCGGGATACTGgtatataaaaagataattgGTTACCTTCATAATTTCCCAAACCAGCGACAACCAAACAATATTGGAAAGATCAAAAGGATCGAAAGACCAATTACAAAATCAGGAGAATATTGCTGCTAGCTAGAATCTTGAGAAAGCTGAAGAAGATCTAACATTTCAAGATCAACACTCTTACGGAAACTGTATTTGGGCTGACATGCAGCCTCGGACAAAATTATATGGAGTCATACGTCAAGCGGTCAATAGGCAGTTTCTTCAAGTTATTAATTAGTTTCTACGGAATAGGCATGAATTTTTGATTTACGCCCGACTAACCTTCCTGTGATCCGGTTTTAAAGCCGTTGGAAGCTTCCTACTGTGTCTTAACTGAAACATTTTCTTTTGCATATAATTTCTAACGCTACTGCTACATAAATTTGTCGATTCAACATTTCTGAATGCTCTAAGCAACTTTTTAACAAcacatttttttatgtttcatgagttatttaatatcatatatGTCTATAATATATGTCATATTAATGAttggtaaatataattttatgaaggTAATTGTATAGCAACATTAGTCAATACTATCATAAACATGTCAGTATTTAGAAATACATTTACTCGATATAAGTATTTGCAAAAGTTTCCTAATGCTAAATTGTCTTACAAATACTATTATTatcagaaaaaattatataaaggTGGATTCCCCTCTAAACCATTCATGCAAATCTGTAACTCGTTTGGGGCAAGATGAACGCAACTGGACCCCACTTGTCATCGGTGTGGGCAGGCTTCCGAAACAACGGCTATGACCGAATAGCATCAGTAGCGCAAAACATTTGGCGATATAAAAAGTTACATTCAGTTTAGCATAAAGTTTGCCAGTTAGGTGAAAAcacctttatttatttttcatcttttCACTGTTTGACATAAGGTAAATCAATCACTTTATTCTCTCACTGTGTTGGAAGAGAAAACAAGTTACGATGGCTTaaacatttctttttgtttttgttattttatttattttatttatttttaccattttCCTCTTAGTTGCTCCAATTGATTTACTCTCATTTCCTATACTTAATTTACTCTcaattactctatttttaacCAATCATAACCAACATGTGATCTGAAAGTCCGGACTCTATTACTATATGGTGTAAAACAAATTCACTTTTTATGTTTGTACCTTATCCTGACTCAGATTTGGAGACAAATATAAAAGCACCTCCAACAATGGtatgtgataaaaataaattaaaaatataatttaacttaatggtatgaaaagaaatataatatatttcatttgttCATTTTAATCGTGAATCCTTTAAAATGTATATGAATTCGCCCGAATTAAgcttttatgaaaattttattccATAAAAATGCATCTCAGACCCATATACTTTTTTGATTCTTTGGAATATATGGAAGGCCATAAACAATTTTAGTCTTCAAGCTTATAAAAGCGAAACTGGCTACTTTTGTTAATTGGTCAAGTGCATATACACAAAAAATGGAAACAAGAAATGGACCCGTCCAGGCTATGGATTGGTGAAGTGCAACTAAGATGCTGCTTTTAATCTCCAAACAAATACAGCAACAGCAGGCTGGGTTATTCGAGATTCTTTGGGACATGCAAAACATTAGAATTCATCTGTTTTAACACATTCTTTTTCGAGTTTAGAAGCAGGAGGAAAAGCTTTGATGAGTGCTACGCAGAGTTGCTAGATTCTTGGGATGTAGACACATTATTTTTGAAGTATTTGATAAACGACATTCATTAAGGGCATATAAACTTCGGCTCATAATATTTTCGTTTGTTCCTAATTTTAATATAGTGTAGCTTGtaatagttaaaaagaaaactccAAATGAGGTGTATTACAATGGCTATATTTTTCCTCCAACATGGTTATCACCAAGTTTGCATTCGGGCTATATGAACTTCAATATTCTTACCTTTGTCGGAATTTTTCTGTACCTCAAGTTTTGCCGTCTTAATTATCGTGCATATCAACCAACAATTATATGTACTTCAACAATAATTTTCTAGACGCAGCTAAATTTTatgtctgaaaaaaaaagaatttaacaaTTTCCGATTCCTCATCTACCTGTGGGAAATTAAGAGGAAACGGCGACGCATAGACCCCGACAAAATTTTACCGACACTACATAAAATGCTTACACGACGACTAGAATACACAGATCATAGGCGGTGCTCTCATCGTATATACTTCGAAAAGAAGAAATATCCAAACCAACTTCTATATATACAAACATAACCGGTCGTACTATTGTTAGACTTTCTTTTGAGAGAGacaacaaaaaaagagagagagaagggaatGTCGTCCTCAAGGGAGCTACAATACTTGGAGTACACTTACAGAAACAACCGTCCCACGACGGGTCTTCTCAACTCCATCTTCATGACCACCGTCAATACCGCCGCTCGTTCTCTCGTTTCTGTcgcctcctccaccacctccactCCGGAGTTGGCTTCTAGGCGGTGGTCCGCTTCGGACCAACTCAGGTTTCATGTCTAAGATGATGGCGTGGCTCTCCCTttgagttttcttttgtttccttattcCCCCCCCACCTCATCTCATCTCTTCTTATTCTTATCATACTTTCAGTTTCGCGTCGGGTCTTCTCACCGCGGTGGCGGAGAACGCGTTGGTACCGGTTTCGGCTCCCTCCTCCTCGTCGACGTCATCAACGGCGTTGGTGAAGTATTCAGGGTCGGCGGATTTAAGCATGATGATGAGGGGTGACGGCGTTGATGCACCTACAGTCAGCTCTCTCGGTAGAGCACTTTGTCACGTAAGTGTTAGTTTGTAACCTTTCATTATTTGTTGTTAATTAACATTAacgttttatttattttttaattctgcttggcgatttttttttaacgtttAACGTCTTTATTTCGATTTGATGAACGAGATTCGCTTGTTTGCTTGGGTCCGATTAAGCCATGACGGTCATAACAGCATACGTAGACTTGTGGTCTATGCATTGTTTGCATAACGCCGAAACCCGATCTctaattgaaatataatattttctcttatctatatcataaaatatgattttggaGCTTTCTATCTTTAGACACTCCACGAGGTGCCTAACGTGGACATTTTATCTATAATTTCCACGTGGGTAACATGAATAGTGCCCCGTCATACATGAAAACAAATAGGGAAGTGGATGCATCATAGGCTCGATAAGACAAATCTTGAGGTGGTAATTACTTCCTTCTTAATTAATGAATCAGGACTAATTAACCAATTATCATAACTATTcataaactgattttttttgttcaacattCATAAACTGATTTATCTGCAAAAAAGTATTGTTTGTTAAGTTAAGATGTATACATATTTATGCAAATCTTGCATAAACTGATCAATTACATTGAATATATTCTCTGTTAATGGTTTTAATTTGCCATTTATACATCATAATATGTGTCTACGAGTAGGTATTAGCGTTGATGAACGAGATTCCAGTAACCTCAAGAAAATACCATTTTACCATGGGAATGGCTGAGAAGATCATGGAAGACAACGCACAAAGCTGCAGCGCGGAGCTACTAGACGTCAATAGAATGGCCCTCGCGTCCTCTTTCGCGCGGACCACTGCGCGTTTACAGGACTCCTTGAAACGCTCTCGAACCGCAGACGAGCCCTTCGGTGGTCTGCCTCTGCGCCTCGTTAGTGCCCTGCCGTTAGGAAGCTATGTTGCCTCCTCTGTGAGAGGGCTGACGACAGCAATCAACACGGCCAGGTCCTTGGCGGATATGGCTGGTAACTTGTTATCACAGAGTAAGAGGAGAGAGTCTGCGTTGGTGAGAGCAGGTGGTTATCAGGAGAATGATGTTGAGTTGGCTGTTGAGAAGCTGGCGGAGGAGCTGTTGTGGATGACAGAGAAACTTAGGCGTTATGGTGCAATTGAAGAAGGTATAAAACGGTGGAGCTATGCTTCCGGTTTAGCTTCCTTGTCTCTCACGGCTGCTCCTAGGGTTCAAGGCCTTATGGTCAAGATTTCAGGTATATATTGCATTTTAATTATCCTTCTGGACTTGGTCCTCTTTAGTCTCTACATGATCCGTGTTTTACTTGTTAAATCTCTCACTATAATGTCTTTTGCAGCTGTCTTAATTGGAGAGTTAGCACGAGACAACACACAAGTTCCGGGACAAGTGAAGTTCAGGCTCCTTGCAAACTGGCTACCTCTATTTAGCCACGCTAGAAACGGGCTAGCGTTTCCCGTGTTGACAGGCTACGAGAGAGTTGAGGTGGAACGAGCCATAGACAAAGCTATCTCGACATTGCCTGCATTGGATCAAGAGATATTGCTCACAAATTGGCTCCAAGATTTCTCAGTGTCGGCCTCCGAGTGGCCCGATCTCACCCCAGCATATGACCGATGGTGCCACTCCATTCGCCAGATTGCCATGTAGACGACGAATACTATAGTCATTATGGTCATGTTACTAAGAGAACAACAAAATATGGATGCGTCTATCATATTAGCTTTTCTGTGCAAACATTTATCTTTAGGTAGTAAGACTAGTTTCGACCTAGTTAAAGATTCAGACATGAACCATTTTGTTGTATCTCTCGATCTAGTTGTTCAAGTAATTCAAAATCTCATATAcggaaaaaaaatgaaaacagatACTAGAGTGTAAAATGGGAAAGGCAATAGTCTGTCCAaaagagatttgaaaaaaaaaaacaaatggaaagagatgaaaaagaaacaaattaaacaCTATCATTACAGCTAGTGATGATCTCATTCGTTTGCTTGACAAATGCGTTGTTGATATGTACTAAACTTGGAACATATGAGCAAGAGCACACGAGTGGGGAATAGTCTTCCATGGGGATGGAGTCTTGGTGATACTCAGACTCTCCGAGACCTACTTTTTCAAAGTGTCCATTCTCCCCAATGAGGTAAGCTGTGTCATAGCAGGTCATTTCAGATTCGTCTATTTGAAAAATTACAGCGACTTTCTTCTCCTCGTCAATGAAGAAACTGGAACCATCATGGTGAAACTGGAATTCAAAACCTGTTAATGGTTTCAAGTCAATTTTTAAGAAGGGAACCCAGGACACTGCATTGGGCTCAATCTTAGTTGTCACCCAAACCTCCACGTCGCACATACTTGAGGACTGATATAAGGCTGCCAGTTTCTCATCTCTAAGAGAAGAGAGTGTCCCGGTATCTTCAGTATAGTGCTTAAACGGAAAAGGCAGAGGCGGTCCAAATCTCTCTTTTGTAAAATCAAAAGAGAGTAAGATAGCATGGGGCTCGGCTATTTCTTCTGGTCCTCCAGCTTCTAatactattttttctttagcaaaaaaataagtGTTTCCCTTCAAAGACACTCCACGATAGTAAAACATTAGGTTCCAGTTGGGAGTGATATCGAGAACTCTCCATGAATCAGAACAAATATCGTAGATTTCGAACAGAGAAACATCGAAGGCATCCAAGAAGAACCTCAAGATTTTGTGTTCACGGTTATTGCTGTCGTATCCGAAAGCGTAAACGTCTAACCTGTTGTAGTAATTTCTGGGTTGGATCCACCTGGTTTGTCCTAAATATGGGTTCCAGACCAGGAGTGTAGTTTTGTTCTCCTCTTTGTCCTTGGTAACGCATAACAATAAGCCATCGCAAtgaaatactttggttaccTTGACATGATTAAGTGAATCACCGGTGATCTCCCTTATAGATGGATCCACGAATTCTTCTCCATCGAGGATTCCATGGAGATGGAATCTCATTGAACAAAGCTTATAGTTTTTCAACATGAAGCGTAGAAACTGATGCCTCTTTGCTTCTGCTTTACACAAAACCCTAACTTTGGATAAACGGTTCCATCGTTTGCAAGTGGATCTCACGGCTCCTATAGAAATTATGGGAACCCTAGAGAGTATCTTCTCTACCAAATCCCACGAAAGGTCGGAGATAGCCGTCATCGTTTGTGTTTCTCTCGAGAGAAATTGAGGGTGTT is part of the Raphanus sativus cultivar WK10039 chromosome 5, ASM80110v3, whole genome shotgun sequence genome and harbors:
- the LOC108837304 gene encoding uncharacterized protein LOC108837304, whose protein sequence is MSSSRELQYLEYTYRNNRPTTGLLNSIFMTTVNTAARSLVSVASSTTSTPELASRRWSASDQLSFASGLLTAVAENALVPVSAPSSSSTSSTALVKYSGSADLSMMMRGDGVDAPTVSSLGRALCHVLALMNEIPVTSRKYHFTMGMAEKIMEDNAQSCSAELLDVNRMALASSFARTTARLQDSLKRSRTADEPFGGLPLRLVSALPLGSYVASSVRGLTTAINTARSLADMAGNLLSQSKRRESALVRAGGYQENDVELAVEKLAEELLWMTEKLRRYGAIEEGIKRWSYASGLASLSLTAAPRVQGLMVKISAVLIGELARDNTQVPGQVKFRLLANWLPLFSHARNGLAFPVLTGYERVEVERAIDKAISTLPALDQEILLTNWLQDFSVSASEWPDLTPAYDRWCHSIRQIAM
- the LOC108815659 gene encoding putative F-box protein At3g20030, coding for MTAISDLSWDLVEKILSRVPIISIGAVRSTCKRWNRLSKVRVLCKAEAKRHQFLRFMLKNYKLCSMRFHLHGILDGEEFVDPSIREITGDSLNHVKVTKVFHCDGLLLCVTKDKEENKTTLLVWNPYLGQTRWIQPRNYYNRLDVYAFGYDSNNREHKILRFFLDAFDVSLFEIYDICSDSWRVLDITPNWNLMFYYRGVSLKGNTYFFAKEKIVLEAGGPEEIAEPHAILLSFDFTKERFGPPLPFPFKHYTEDTGTLSSLRDEKLAALYQSSSMCDVEVWVTTKIEPNAVSWVPFLKIDLKPLTGFEFQFHHDGSSFFIDEEKKVAVIFQIDESEMTCYDTAYLIGENGHFEKVGLGESEYHQDSIPMEDYSPLVCSCSYVPSLVHINNAFVKQTNEIITSCNDSV